The DNA sequence TCCTGCAGGGCACCATCATCCTGGCCTCGGTCGTGGCGATCTTCACCTTCGCCGAGCGGCGCCTGGACCCGGCCGCCCACGGCAACCGGGTGGACTCCTTCGCCGCACAGGCGGCGTCCGTACCGGGCAGCGAGAGCGAGAAGGAAGCCGTCAAGGCGGGCTTCGCCACCACCGAGGTCTTCCCGCTCGCACTGTTCGCGGTCGCCGGGATGCTGATCTTCCCCGCGGCCAACGACCTGCTGACGCTGTTCGTGGCCCTGGAGGTCTTCTCCCTCCCGCTGTACCTGCTCTGCGCCCTCGCCCGCCGCCAGCGGCTGATGTCGCAGGAGGCGGCCGTCAAGTACTTCCTGCTCGGCGCCTTCTCCTCCGCCTTCCTCCTCTTCGGCATCGCGCTCGTCTACGGGTACGCGGGCTCGGTCTCCTACGCGGCGATCGCGGAGGTCGTCGACGGCACCGTGGCGAACATCGACCCGGCGCTCGCCGACACCATGGGCAACGACGCGCTGCTGCTGATCGGCGGCGCGCTGATCCTCATGGGCCTGCTCTTCAAGGTCGGCGCGGTCCCCTTCCACATGTGGACCCCGGACGTCTACCAGGGCGCCCCCACCCCGGTCACCGGCTTCATGGCGGCGGCGACGAAGGTGGCCGCCTTCGGCGCCCTCCTGCGACTGCTGTACGTGGTGCTGCCCGGCCTGCGCTGGGACTGGCGGCCGGTCATGTGGGGCGTCGCGATCGTCACGATGCTGGCGGGAGCCGTCATCGCGGTCACCCAGACCGACGTCAAGCGGCTCCTCGCCTACTCCTCGATCGCGCACGCCGGCTTCATCCTGGCCGGTGTGATCGCCACCTCGGCGGAGGGCGTCCAGTCCGTCCTCTTCTACCTGGGCGCGTACTCCTTCGTGACGATCGGCGCCTTCGCGGTGGTCACGCTGGTGCGCGACGCGGGCGGCGAGGCCACGCACCTGTCCAAGTGGGCGGGGCTGGGCCGTCGTTCTCCGTTGACGGCGGCGGTCTTCGCGGTGTTCCTGCTCGCCTTCGCGGGCATCCCGCTGACCTCCGGCTTCTCCGGCAAGTTCGCCGTCTTCAAGGCGGCGGCGGAGGGCGGCGCGGGAGCGCTGGTCGTGGTCGGTGTCATCTCGTCCGCGATCGCCGCGTTCTTCTACATCCGGGTGATCGTCCTGATGTTCTTCAGCGAACCGAAGGCGGACGGCCCCACGGTCGCCGTCCCGTCCCCGCTGACGATGACGACGATCGCGGTCGGCGTCGCCGTCACGGTGGTGCTGGGCGTGGCCCCGCAGTACTTCCTGGACCTGGCGGGGAGTGCGAGCACGTTCGTGCGCTGACCGTACGCGGTACGGCCTGGGGCCCGGCTTCCCTTCGAGGGGGCCGGGCCCTTCCCTTTGCCGTGCGCTCAGTGGGGGTGGGGTGCGGGGGTGCTGGTTTTCGGGCAGGTCAGGGCGGGGTTCCAGTTGTGGAAGCGGCCCGCCGGATTGTCCTCGTACGCCCACATGTGCAGGTCGTAGTGCTTGGGCATGCCCGTCCAGTGGCCCGGCATCGGCCCGTCGAAGGGCAGGCCGAACATGCTCGGCCGGTCGTCGGTGGTCTTCAGGTCCTGGTCCCGGTCGGTGGACATCCACTCCACCGTCTGGAGCTTGCGGCGACCGTTCTCGTCCTTCTCGGTGCTGTAGAGCAGGGCGGTCGGCTTGGCCGGGTCCGTCGAACCCCAGTTGGCCTGTTTCACGTAGTGGTAGCCCATGGTGCCGACCCCGAACGGGTTGGTCATGCACTCCGTGCCGTGCGGCACGTACCCGTCCTTGAGGGCCTGCCGCTCGTCCACGTACTTGGCCGTCACCCGGATCGCCGTGGCCATGTCGCGCATGGCCTGCGCGTTCCTCGGGTCGGGAGCGGGGCCTTCGACGCCGTGGGCCGGGACGGCGGTGGTGACGGTGGCGGCCAGGCCGAGGGATATGGCGGCCGCGCAGGTCAGGAAGGCCTTGCGGGGACGGAGAGGCATCGGGACTCCTGCCGTTCGGGGGCTTTCGACCACCATCCCGGCGCGGTGGCGCGGCTGCACGTGGCGGGGCTCCGAACGGGGGGTCCGGGGACCGGTCCCCGGGCCCCTGCGCCTCAAACGCCGGCGGGGCTGGGTTGTGGTCG is a window from the Streptomyces sp. NBC_01244 genome containing:
- the nuoN gene encoding NADH-quinone oxidoreductase subunit NuoN gives rise to the protein MAAAAPIDKIPAPHIEYAQLSPTLIVLGAAIIGVLVEAFVPRKARYYTQVFLAVAALASAFAAVVALAAGGYGSSKAHIAAMGAIAVDGPALFLQGTIILASVVAIFTFAERRLDPAAHGNRVDSFAAQAASVPGSESEKEAVKAGFATTEVFPLALFAVAGMLIFPAANDLLTLFVALEVFSLPLYLLCALARRQRLMSQEAAVKYFLLGAFSSAFLLFGIALVYGYAGSVSYAAIAEVVDGTVANIDPALADTMGNDALLLIGGALILMGLLFKVGAVPFHMWTPDVYQGAPTPVTGFMAAATKVAAFGALLRLLYVVLPGLRWDWRPVMWGVAIVTMLAGAVIAVTQTDVKRLLAYSSIAHAGFILAGVIATSAEGVQSVLFYLGAYSFVTIGAFAVVTLVRDAGGEATHLSKWAGLGRRSPLTAAVFAVFLLAFAGIPLTSGFSGKFAVFKAAAEGGAGALVVVGVISSAIAAFFYIRVIVLMFFSEPKADGPTVAVPSPLTMTTIAVGVAVTVVLGVAPQYFLDLAGSASTFVR